The following proteins are co-located in the Methylomonas sp. 11b genome:
- a CDS encoding malate dehydrogenase, with amino-acid sequence MKTPVDIAVTGAAGQISYSLLFHLASGELLGLDQPIVLRLLEIPPAMKQLQGVVMELNDCAFPLINKIIITDDPKVAFDNVDYAFLVGAKPRGPGMLRSDLLLDNAQIFITQGRALNEVASRNVKVLVTGNPANTNALIAINNAPDLAPECFTAMTMLDHKRAISQVAEKCGVLSRDVKNVAVWGNHSCTQYPDLHHAKVKGMDVLSLVEQSWFVDEFIPTVQYRGTEIIKVRGQSSAASAAHAAIEHMRVWAFGTDPGDWVSMAVASDGSYGVEEGLVYSFPVTVVDGQIGIVKGLDLNEFSLARLRQNEVELKEERQAIKHLL; translated from the coding sequence ATGAAAACGCCCGTTGATATTGCTGTAACAGGTGCAGCTGGTCAGATTAGTTATTCCTTGTTATTTCATTTGGCGTCCGGGGAACTGCTGGGACTTGATCAGCCTATCGTGCTGCGTCTGTTGGAAATTCCACCGGCTATGAAGCAGTTACAAGGCGTGGTGATGGAATTGAATGACTGTGCGTTTCCGTTGATCAACAAAATCATCATTACCGACGATCCGAAAGTGGCGTTCGATAACGTCGATTATGCATTTTTGGTGGGTGCAAAACCGCGCGGACCAGGGATGTTGCGTAGCGATTTGTTATTGGATAACGCGCAGATTTTTATCACCCAAGGCCGGGCGCTGAATGAGGTAGCCAGCCGGAATGTCAAGGTGTTAGTGACCGGCAATCCGGCTAATACCAATGCGCTGATTGCCATCAACAATGCACCGGATTTAGCGCCGGAGTGTTTTACGGCGATGACCATGCTCGATCATAAACGCGCGATAAGCCAGGTGGCCGAGAAATGCGGGGTGCTGAGCAGGGACGTAAAAAATGTGGCGGTTTGGGGTAACCATTCCTGCACTCAATATCCTGATTTACATCATGCCAAAGTCAAGGGCATGGATGTGTTGTCTTTGGTTGAGCAATCCTGGTTTGTTGATGAATTTATCCCCACTGTTCAGTACCGAGGTACTGAAATTATCAAGGTACGCGGCCAGTCCAGCGCGGCGTCTGCGGCGCATGCGGCGATTGAGCATATGCGGGTCTGGGCCTTCGGTACCGATCCGGGAGACTGGGTGAGTATGGCGGTGGCATCCGACGGTAGCTATGGCGTTGAGGAAGGATTGGTTTATTCCTTCCCGGTAACGGTGGTGGATGGACAAATCGGCATCGTAAAGGGTTTGGATCTTAACGAGTTCAGCTTGGCAAGATTACGTCAAAACGAAGTAGAGTTAAAAGAAGAACGACAAGCCATCAAACATTTACTCTAA
- a CDS encoding NADP-dependent methylenetetrahydromethanopterin/methylenetetrahydrofolate dehydrogenase: protein MKKLLFQFDTDTHPSAFDTVVAYDGGADHVIGYGNITPDNVGGLVDGTIFTRAPKDKKNTAIFIGGSNIEAGQRLLIAVQKHFFPGFQVSVMLDSNGSNTTAAAAVAKLGSSASLAGKKAVVLAGTGPVGQRAAAMMALEGAQVSITSRHIFNAEKACFAMKERFGVDLTPVEAADYDSRAAAIQDANIVLATGAAGVQLLKPEHWQNNPHLQLMADANATPPVGIGGTDVLDRGEQRHGKIVWGAIGFGALKLALHRACITKLFESNKQVFDAEIIFALAKAMA, encoded by the coding sequence ATGAAAAAATTGTTATTCCAGTTCGACACCGATACCCATCCCTCGGCTTTCGATACCGTAGTCGCTTACGACGGCGGCGCGGACCATGTCATTGGTTACGGCAACATTACCCCCGATAACGTCGGTGGCCTGGTTGACGGCACGATCTTTACTCGCGCACCCAAGGACAAAAAAAATACTGCGATTTTTATCGGCGGCAGCAATATCGAGGCTGGCCAGCGCTTACTGATAGCGGTGCAGAAGCATTTTTTTCCCGGCTTCCAAGTCTCAGTGATGCTGGACAGTAACGGCAGCAATACCACAGCCGCCGCCGCCGTTGCCAAACTGGGCAGCAGCGCTAGCCTGGCCGGCAAAAAAGCCGTGGTTCTGGCCGGCACCGGCCCGGTCGGGCAACGCGCGGCCGCGATGATGGCACTGGAAGGCGCGCAAGTCAGTATCACGTCCCGACACATATTTAACGCGGAAAAAGCCTGCTTCGCGATGAAGGAGCGTTTCGGCGTAGATCTAACACCGGTAGAAGCAGCCGATTACGACAGTCGCGCCGCCGCTATCCAAGACGCCAACATCGTGTTAGCTACCGGTGCTGCCGGCGTCCAATTATTAAAGCCGGAACATTGGCAAAACAATCCGCATCTGCAATTGATGGCAGACGCCAACGCCACGCCGCCGGTCGGAATCGGCGGTACGGATGTACTGGATCGCGGCGAACAGCGGCACGGCAAAATCGTCTGGGGCGCCATCGGCTTCGGCGCGTTAAAACTGGCCTTGCACCGCGCCTGTATCACCAAACTATTTGAAAGCAACAAGCAGGTGTTCGACGCGGAAATTATCTTCGCACTCGCTAAAGCCATGGCTTAA
- a CDS encoding glycerate kinase type-2 family protein, translated as MPTREPSLREHATAIFQAGVAAANPYIAVKHFLNADSELLHIGSPQTGYRSGDWRCIHLISFGKAACAMADAAQAIIPESWLAAKGIVVTNYDNIDVVENCQVFGAGHPLPDAAGLHAAKTIANRLSSAQSGELVLVLISGGGSALLPYPVAGINLADKIATTRLLLACGATINQINCVRKHLSQLKGGGLARLAAPADLHALILSDVLDNDLSAIASGPSVPDDTTFGDAVAVLKSFGIWQQIPLSVQKHLDEGVQGLQIETPKSGDPLFQHSSHTLVGSNSTSVDAAANAAADLGYQTQIYSKQLCGEARLVAEQLVQHALSISADIAQPTALVAGGETTVTLKGTGKGGRNQEMALAFALAAEKYGLNNAWTFLSGGTDGRDGPTDAAGGIVDNDSLQRIRDAALDPDAMLNDNNAYPALKAANDLLLSGATGTNVADLQILLLHPNA; from the coding sequence ATGCCCACCAGAGAGCCAAGTTTACGCGAACACGCAACCGCCATTTTTCAAGCGGGTGTGGCGGCGGCCAACCCCTATATTGCCGTCAAACACTTTCTGAACGCCGATAGCGAACTATTACATATCGGCTCGCCACAAACCGGCTACCGCAGCGGCGACTGGCGATGCATTCATCTAATATCATTCGGCAAAGCCGCTTGCGCAATGGCGGATGCGGCGCAAGCGATTATTCCCGAGTCTTGGCTTGCCGCTAAAGGCATTGTCGTGACTAATTACGACAACATTGATGTCGTAGAAAATTGCCAGGTATTCGGTGCCGGCCATCCGCTGCCGGACGCTGCCGGTTTGCACGCCGCAAAGACCATCGCTAATCGTTTAAGCAGTGCGCAATCCGGGGAACTGGTGTTAGTGCTGATTTCCGGCGGCGGCTCGGCATTGCTGCCCTACCCGGTCGCCGGCATCAATCTGGCGGATAAAATCGCCACCACCCGTTTATTGCTGGCCTGTGGCGCAACCATCAACCAAATCAATTGCGTCCGTAAACATTTATCCCAGCTCAAAGGCGGCGGCCTTGCCCGACTTGCCGCACCCGCCGATTTGCATGCACTGATTCTATCCGACGTATTGGATAACGATTTAAGCGCCATTGCCAGTGGCCCCAGCGTGCCAGATGATACGACTTTCGGAGATGCCGTCGCGGTACTCAAATCCTTCGGCATTTGGCAGCAAATACCGCTTAGCGTCCAAAAGCATTTAGACGAAGGCGTGCAAGGCTTACAAATCGAAACCCCGAAAAGCGGTGACCCGCTCTTCCAACATAGCAGCCACACCTTGGTGGGCAGCAATTCCACCAGCGTAGATGCCGCAGCGAATGCCGCAGCCGACTTAGGTTACCAAACCCAAATTTACAGCAAGCAGCTATGCGGCGAAGCGCGTTTGGTTGCCGAGCAACTGGTGCAGCACGCACTTTCCATTTCGGCGGACATAGCTCAACCTACCGCCCTTGTCGCCGGCGGCGAAACCACCGTTACCTTGAAAGGAACCGGCAAAGGTGGTCGCAATCAGGAAATGGCTCTCGCCTTTGCGCTAGCCGCGGAAAAATATGGTCTGAATAACGCGTGGACGTTTTTAAGCGGCGGCACTGACGGGCGCGACGGCCCCACCGATGCCGCCGGCGGCATCGTGGATAACGACAGTTTGCAGCGCATACGTGACGCGGCTCTCGACCCAGACGCCATGCTGAACGATAATAACGCCTATCCGGCCCTCAAAGCCGCTAACGATTTACTGCTGAGCGGCGCGACCGGCACCAATGTCGCCGATTTGCAAATTCTGCTGCTGCATCCCAACGCATAA
- the glyA gene encoding serine hydroxymethyltransferase gives MFSESMTIKGFDDELFQAMEQERQRQEDHIELIASENYASPRVLEAQGTVLTNKYAEGYPEKRYYGGCEYVDIVEQLAIDRAKELFGADFANVQPHSGSQANMAVFMSLIQPGDTILGLSLADGGHLTHGAKPNFSGKIYNAIQYGLNKDTGEIDYEQVEALALEHKPKLIIAGFSAYSRIWDWQRFRDIADKVGAYLVVDMAHVAGLVAAGLYPNPLPIADVVTSTTHKSLRGPRGGLILCKSNPDLEKKINSNIFPGIQGGPLMHVIAAKAVAFKEALTPEFKTYQQQVVKNARAMAEVFVKRGFDVVSGGTDNHLMLVSLIPKGITGKAADAALGRAHITVNKNAVPNDPQSPFVTSGIRVGTPAPTSRGFKEDEVRQVAEWMCDVMDNLEDESVIDAVREKVHLLCARFPVYSAG, from the coding sequence ATGTTTAGCGAATCGATGACCATCAAAGGCTTTGATGACGAACTATTTCAAGCGATGGAACAAGAACGCCAACGCCAGGAAGACCATATCGAACTGATCGCCTCGGAAAACTATGCCAGCCCCCGGGTTCTGGAAGCGCAGGGCACCGTACTGACCAATAAATACGCGGAAGGTTATCCGGAAAAACGCTATTACGGCGGTTGCGAATATGTTGACATCGTCGAGCAATTAGCGATCGATCGCGCCAAAGAACTGTTCGGTGCCGATTTTGCCAATGTGCAGCCGCATTCCGGTTCACAAGCCAATATGGCGGTGTTCATGTCGCTAATCCAACCCGGCGACACCATCCTGGGCTTGAGCCTCGCCGACGGAGGCCATTTAACCCACGGTGCGAAACCCAACTTTTCCGGCAAAATCTACAACGCCATCCAGTACGGCTTGAACAAAGACACCGGCGAAATCGATTACGAGCAAGTCGAAGCACTGGCTTTGGAGCACAAACCCAAACTCATCATCGCAGGGTTCTCGGCGTATTCGCGCATTTGGGACTGGCAACGCTTCCGCGACATCGCCGATAAGGTAGGCGCTTATCTGGTGGTGGACATGGCCCATGTCGCCGGCTTGGTTGCCGCTGGTTTGTACCCCAACCCCCTGCCAATTGCCGACGTGGTCACCAGCACCACCCACAAATCCCTGCGCGGCCCTCGCGGCGGCTTGATTTTGTGCAAAAGCAATCCAGACCTGGAAAAAAAGATCAACTCCAACATTTTTCCCGGCATTCAAGGTGGACCGCTGATGCACGTCATCGCCGCCAAGGCCGTAGCGTTTAAAGAAGCCCTGACTCCGGAATTTAAAACCTACCAACAACAAGTGGTGAAAAACGCCCGAGCCATGGCCGAAGTGTTTGTCAAACGCGGCTTTGACGTGGTCTCCGGCGGCACCGACAACCATTTGATGCTGGTGTCATTAATCCCCAAAGGCATCACCGGCAAGGCCGCCGACGCCGCCTTGGGCCGAGCGCACATCACCGTCAACAAAAACGCCGTTCCCAACGACCCGCAATCGCCTTTCGTCACCAGTGGCATCCGCGTTGGCACCCCTGCCCCCACCTCGCGCGGCTTCAAGGAAGACGAAGTTCGCCAAGTGGCGGAATGGATGTGCGATGTGATGGATAATCTGGAGGATGAGAGTGTGATTGATGCGGTTAGGGAGAAAGTGCATTTGTTGTGTGCTAGGTTTCCGGTTTATTCGGCTGGGTAA
- the lolD gene encoding lipoprotein-releasing ABC transporter ATP-binding protein LolD: protein MNNAIVLQCQQLTKRYAQGDLNVEVLRGVDLAIQAGQRVAIMGASGSGKSTLLHLLGGLEKPSSGSVMLDGADLHKISAGKLSQLRNRSLGFIYQFHHLLGEFTILENVAMPLLIGNQSIKQAQQQAAELLKRVGLGHRMLHKPGELSGGERQRAAVARALINQPKCVLADEPTGNLDSKTAEQIYQLMLELNQELQVSFLVVTHDPDLAARMDRVLYMEDGVIVPERVHHS from the coding sequence ATGAATAATGCCATCGTCTTGCAATGCCAGCAGTTAACCAAGCGTTACGCGCAGGGTGACCTTAACGTCGAAGTGTTGCGGGGCGTCGATCTGGCGATTCAAGCCGGTCAACGCGTCGCCATTATGGGCGCGTCCGGTTCCGGGAAAAGCACCTTGCTGCATCTGTTAGGCGGTCTGGAAAAACCCAGCTCCGGCTCGGTGATGCTGGATGGCGCCGATTTGCATAAGATTAGCGCCGGCAAACTCAGCCAACTACGCAATCGCTCACTGGGTTTTATCTACCAATTTCATCATCTGCTGGGCGAATTTACCATTCTGGAAAACGTCGCCATGCCGCTGTTGATCGGCAATCAATCGATCAAGCAAGCCCAGCAACAAGCCGCCGAATTGCTCAAACGCGTCGGCCTGGGACACCGCATGCTGCATAAGCCCGGCGAATTGTCCGGCGGTGAACGGCAGCGTGCAGCCGTGGCTCGGGCTTTGATCAATCAGCCCAAGTGTGTTTTGGCCGACGAGCCGACCGGTAATTTGGACAGCAAAACTGCCGAGCAGATTTATCAGCTGATGCTGGAGTTAAACCAGGAATTGCAGGTGAGCTTTTTGGTGGTGACGCATGATCCGGATTTGGCGGCAAGGATGGATCGGGTGTTGTATATGGAGGATGGGGTGATTGTGCCGGAGCGGGTGCATCATTCTTGA
- a CDS encoding lipoprotein-releasing ABC transporter permease subunit gives MFKPLILYIGLRYTRAKKRTQFISFITLTSVLGIALGVTALITVLSVMNGFEAELRERILGMTAHSTITGRYGQLDDWQALEQRTRSMPHVEGAAPFIHGQVMVNADRQVSGTLLQGVLPEYEAKVSEVANKMMFGSLNDLVPGEFGIVLGAELASYLGVMMGDKVTIITPQINSTPAGIMPRMKRFTVVGVFKVGMYEYDRNMALMHLDDAGKLFRLEQAVSGLRLKLDDLFNAPRITQGLADTLGDEFRVSDWTKAHSNFFRAVQTEKRAMFIILLLIVAVAAFNIVSTLVMVVTDKRGDIAILKTQGLSNGSVMGIFIVLGCIIGSIGTLLGTVGGVLLALNVETIVPAIEKAFGVQFMAADVYYISEVPSKLIWTDVYWIACVAFLLSLLATLYPAWQAARINPAEVLRYE, from the coding sequence ATGTTTAAACCTCTCATCCTGTATATCGGGTTACGCTATACCCGCGCCAAAAAACGCACTCAATTTATCTCGTTCATCACCTTAACCTCCGTGCTTGGTATCGCCCTGGGTGTAACCGCCTTGATTACCGTGCTGTCGGTGATGAACGGTTTCGAAGCGGAATTGCGCGAACGCATTCTCGGTATGACCGCCCACAGCACCATTACGGGCCGCTACGGTCAGCTCGACGATTGGCAAGCCTTGGAGCAGCGTACGCGCAGCATGCCGCATGTAGAGGGCGCGGCACCGTTTATTCACGGTCAAGTCATGGTCAATGCCGACCGCCAAGTCAGCGGCACGTTGCTGCAAGGCGTGCTGCCCGAATACGAAGCCAAAGTATCGGAAGTCGCCAACAAAATGATGTTCGGTAGTTTGAACGATTTGGTCCCGGGCGAATTCGGCATTGTCTTGGGTGCCGAGTTGGCCAGTTACTTGGGCGTCATGATGGGCGATAAAGTCACCATCATCACCCCGCAAATTAACTCCACGCCTGCTGGTATCATGCCGCGCATGAAACGCTTCACCGTGGTGGGCGTGTTCAAAGTTGGCATGTACGAATACGACCGCAACATGGCGCTGATGCATCTCGATGATGCCGGCAAATTGTTCCGCTTGGAGCAAGCCGTATCCGGTTTGCGTTTGAAGCTTGATGATTTATTCAACGCCCCGCGCATCACGCAAGGCTTGGCTGACACGCTGGGTGATGAGTTTCGGGTTAGCGACTGGACCAAGGCTCACAGTAATTTTTTCCGCGCCGTGCAAACCGAAAAGCGGGCGATGTTCATCATCTTGTTGCTGATCGTCGCGGTGGCGGCGTTTAACATCGTTTCCACGCTGGTAATGGTGGTCACCGACAAGCGCGGTGACATCGCCATTCTGAAAACTCAGGGTTTATCCAACGGTTCGGTCATGGGCATTTTTATTGTTCTGGGCTGCATCATCGGCAGCATAGGCACCTTACTTGGTACGGTTGGCGGCGTGTTGCTGGCTTTGAATGTGGAAACCATCGTGCCGGCCATCGAAAAAGCCTTTGGCGTGCAGTTTATGGCAGCCGATGTGTATTACATCAGCGAAGTGCCGTCAAAACTGATTTGGACCGATGTGTACTGGATAGCCTGTGTGGCGTTTTTACTGTCCTTGCTGGCGACACTGTATCCAGCTTGGCAGGCGGCGCGTATCAATCCGGCCGAGGTGTTGCGTTATGAATAA
- the fur gene encoding ferric iron uptake transcriptional regulator, which produces METQDLRNAGLKVTLPRIKILEILEKQQDDRHLSAEKVYKILLAEGEEIGLATVYRVLTQFEAAGLVNRHHFEGGNSIFELNSGGHHDHVVCMKCGKVDEFTDDVIEKRQSEIALRLGYTLTDHSLYLYGYCAACKPPKA; this is translated from the coding sequence GTGGAAACTCAGGATTTGCGTAATGCGGGCTTAAAGGTGACCTTGCCCAGAATCAAAATTCTGGAGATTCTGGAAAAACAGCAGGATGACAGACATTTGTCGGCCGAAAAGGTGTACAAAATCTTGCTAGCTGAAGGCGAAGAAATCGGCTTGGCGACCGTCTATCGTGTGCTGACTCAGTTTGAAGCTGCTGGCTTGGTAAATCGTCACCATTTTGAGGGCGGCAACTCGATATTCGAACTGAATAGCGGCGGTCACCACGATCATGTAGTCTGCATGAAGTGTGGAAAAGTCGACGAATTTACCGATGACGTCATAGAAAAGCGCCAATCGGAAATTGCCCTGAGACTGGGTTACACGCTTACCGATCACAGTCTATATCTTTACGGCTACTGCGCCGCTTGTAAACCCCCAAAAGCCTGA
- a CDS encoding outer membrane protein assembly factor BamE, with the protein MKKSTFLLAAVTSLSISACSTILTNLPGVYTLDIEQGNIIDQSMINQLRPNMTKRQVLYIMGSPMLSDAFHEKRWDYLYSEQPGGEDRVQKRVSLFFNGDNLMGVQGDFRPSSMPVVKESTETSVDVPKRDLERSMWEKISGLFGSDEPDTFARRNNQNATEPKEAASSAEKGKELVEEDPDKK; encoded by the coding sequence ATGAAAAAATCGACTTTTTTGCTAGCGGCCGTCACCAGTTTATCGATTAGCGCTTGCAGTACCATCCTCACCAACTTACCCGGCGTGTACACGCTGGATATTGAGCAAGGCAATATCATCGATCAAAGCATGATCAATCAGCTCCGGCCGAATATGACTAAACGCCAGGTGCTCTACATTATGGGTTCGCCAATGCTATCCGATGCCTTCCACGAAAAACGCTGGGACTATTTATATTCCGAACAACCGGGCGGCGAAGACCGGGTACAAAAACGGGTGTCCTTATTTTTCAATGGCGACAATTTGATGGGTGTGCAAGGCGATTTCAGGCCCAGTTCGATGCCGGTCGTCAAAGAATCCACGGAAACCAGTGTCGATGTACCAAAACGCGATCTGGAACGCTCGATGTGGGAAAAAATCAGCGGCTTGTTCGGCAGCGACGAACCCGATACCTTTGCTCGTAGAAACAATCAAAACGCTACCGAGCCCAAAGAAGCCGCCAGTTCCGCAGAGAAAGGCAAAGAATTGGTGGAAGAAGACCCCGACAAAAAATAG
- a CDS encoding LabA-like NYN domain-containing protein has protein sequence MEKVAIFVDVQNIYYTTRQRYQKHFNYSAFWQQATAGKQVVAAIAYATDRGDSKQQGFQQILKNIGFTVKLKPYIQRRDGTSKGDWDVGITLDVMDYAARADRIILLSGDGDFELLLQKVRNDFGTASDVYGIHSLTAPALIQAADNFIAIAGALLL, from the coding sequence ATGGAAAAAGTAGCGATTTTTGTCGACGTCCAGAATATTTACTACACCACCCGGCAACGCTACCAGAAACATTTCAATTACAGCGCGTTTTGGCAGCAGGCAACCGCGGGTAAACAGGTTGTCGCTGCCATTGCTTATGCCACTGATCGCGGCGACAGCAAGCAGCAGGGTTTTCAGCAAATCCTGAAAAACATCGGTTTTACCGTCAAACTAAAGCCCTATATCCAGCGCCGCGACGGCACCAGCAAGGGTGATTGGGATGTGGGGATCACGTTGGATGTAATGGATTATGCTGCGCGGGCGGATCGCATTATTCTATTGTCCGGCGACGGCGATTTCGAGTTGCTGTTGCAAAAGGTGCGCAACGATTTTGGCACTGCCAGCGATGTTTACGGGATTCATAGTTTAACCGCACCGGCCTTGATTCAGGCAGCCGACAATTTTATCGCGATAGCCGGCGCACTATTGCTGTAA
- the ppnP gene encoding pyrimidine/purine nucleoside phosphorylase, with protein MSEFNNVTIVKQANVYFDGKVNSRTIRFADGSSKTLGFMQPGEYTFNTAEPELMEILAGELQVLLPGNDAWQTVKGGESFNVPGNAAFTMKVSIASDYCCSFLK; from the coding sequence ATGTCAGAATTCAATAACGTCACCATCGTCAAACAGGCCAATGTCTATTTCGACGGCAAAGTAAACAGCCGCACGATACGTTTTGCCGACGGTTCTTCAAAAACCTTGGGATTCATGCAGCCCGGCGAATATACCTTCAACACGGCTGAGCCCGAGTTGATGGAAATTCTGGCCGGGGAGTTGCAAGTGTTGCTGCCTGGTAACGATGCCTGGCAAACCGTGAAAGGCGGCGAGTCTTTCAATGTACCTGGCAACGCGGCATTCACGATGAAGGTGAGTATTGCCAGCGATTACTGTTGTTCTTTTTTGAAGTAA
- a CDS encoding tRNA (mnm(5)s(2)U34)-methyltransferase gives MINRISLLEIAHDIVGSYLEPDDIALDATLGNGHDTAFLARSVGIGGHVFGFDIQPQALINSFQRLLQHDLQRRVTLRLASHADMLSHVPEQWHGRVRAVMFNLGYLPGADKTVITQLESTLAALDAACDLLAPRAVITVLAYPGHAGGDLEAKQLAAWCRQLDGACFSSEVVLSSHDKPSAPRLFVIRKQADLL, from the coding sequence ATGATAAATCGCATTTCCCTGCTTGAAATTGCTCACGATATCGTCGGCTCATACCTTGAGCCGGACGACATTGCGCTGGATGCGACGCTGGGCAACGGTCACGATACGGCGTTTTTGGCGCGGAGCGTTGGAATCGGCGGGCATGTGTTTGGCTTCGATATTCAGCCGCAAGCGCTGATCAACAGTTTTCAGCGTTTACTTCAGCATGATTTGCAGCGCCGGGTGACACTGCGTCTCGCCAGCCATGCCGATATGCTGTCCCATGTTCCCGAGCAATGGCATGGCCGGGTCAGGGCGGTGATGTTCAATCTGGGTTATTTGCCCGGTGCCGACAAAACCGTGATTACTCAATTAGAGTCCACGCTGGCCGCCTTGGATGCCGCGTGCGATTTGTTGGCGCCGCGTGCCGTGATCACGGTATTAGCCTATCCCGGTCACGCCGGCGGCGATCTGGAAGCCAAGCAGTTGGCGGCATGGTGCCGGCAGTTGGATGGGGCGTGTTTCAGTTCGGAAGTTGTGCTTAGCAGTCACGACAAGCCCAGCGCGCCCCGGCTTTTTGTTATTCGCAAACAAGCCGATCTGCTATGA
- a CDS encoding NAD(P)/FAD-dependent oxidoreductase, with protein sequence MAVQIDVLLVGQGLAGSLLAWELLQRQSRIVVVDDGAESASQVAAGLINPVTGQRLVKQVDVETLLPAALHAYRQLGTQFGQSFYLQMPMLKILRSAKELEIAERRLRQPDYRDYLTGLAHAPERIDAPNGVLQQRQTGYLRTEALLSQLRDFFSNKNCYRRNSLHYSDIHLEPTLRWQGIYPRHIVFCEGYQSVSNPWFKYLPFQLAKGEILGCESRQDIQQQILNYGHWLIPLGAGRFKTGATFDTNQLDNLPTQAAKTALLASLRAVCPQQRSLDVYQHRAGIRPATQDKQPFIGTHPRHSQLHIFNGFGAKGSLAIPWYAARFADYLQQNAGLPPACNIRRYDKSHFPA encoded by the coding sequence ATGGCTGTGCAAATCGATGTGTTGCTGGTCGGTCAGGGTTTGGCAGGTAGTTTACTGGCCTGGGAATTATTGCAACGGCAATCGCGCATAGTGGTGGTGGATGACGGAGCCGAAAGCGCCTCGCAAGTCGCAGCCGGTTTAATCAACCCGGTTACCGGCCAGCGCTTGGTCAAGCAGGTGGATGTCGAAACATTGCTACCGGCCGCGCTGCATGCTTATCGGCAACTCGGTACGCAGTTTGGCCAATCCTTTTATCTGCAAATGCCGATGCTGAAAATTCTGCGCAGCGCTAAAGAGCTTGAAATCGCCGAGCGCCGGTTACGTCAGCCGGATTATCGCGACTATTTGACGGGATTGGCACACGCTCCCGAACGAATCGACGCGCCGAACGGGGTGTTGCAACAGCGGCAAACCGGCTATTTACGGACTGAAGCATTGTTGAGTCAGCTGCGCGATTTTTTTTCGAACAAAAACTGTTATCGGCGCAATAGCCTGCATTACAGCGATATTCACCTTGAACCGACTTTGCGGTGGCAGGGTATCTATCCGCGGCACATCGTGTTCTGCGAAGGCTATCAGTCGGTTAGCAATCCATGGTTCAAGTATTTGCCTTTCCAATTGGCAAAAGGCGAAATACTCGGTTGTGAGAGCAGGCAAGATATTCAGCAACAGATTTTGAATTACGGGCATTGGCTGATTCCATTGGGGGCCGGGCGCTTTAAGACCGGCGCCACTTTCGATACCAATCAGCTAGATAATTTGCCGACCCAAGCAGCGAAAACCGCATTATTGGCGAGCTTGCGTGCGGTTTGTCCTCAACAGCGATCCCTTGATGTTTATCAGCATCGGGCCGGAATCCGGCCGGCCACGCAGGATAAACAACCATTTATCGGCACTCATCCTCGACATTCGCAACTGCATATTTTCAATGGTTTTGGCGCCAAGGGCAGTTTGGCTATCCCCTGGTATGCCGCACGGTTTGCCGATTACCTGCAACAGAACGCCGGCTTGCCGCCAGCCTGTAATATACGCCGCTATGATAAATCGCATTTCCCTGCTTGA
- a CDS encoding HopJ type III effector protein has protein sequence MMVNEFLQRVKSGQAVQFQETIAVIAEHYQYQPTEFSNGLQQPLVNDPGCNEGSCKIFAFAKLQQLTVEQTLALFGDYYRQDVLGNPAGNDHQNIRHFMRDGWGGIVFKGEALQAK, from the coding sequence ATGATGGTGAACGAATTTCTACAACGTGTTAAGTCTGGGCAAGCGGTCCAATTTCAGGAAACCATAGCGGTTATCGCCGAGCATTATCAATACCAACCTACTGAATTCAGTAACGGTTTGCAACAACCTTTGGTCAACGACCCGGGCTGTAACGAGGGCTCTTGCAAGATTTTTGCATTCGCCAAATTGCAACAACTGACTGTCGAACAAACTCTGGCGCTATTCGGCGATTATTATCGCCAAGACGTGTTGGGGAATCCGGCCGGCAACGATCATCAAAATATCAGGCACTTCATGCGCGATGGTTGGGGCGGCATTGTGTTTAAAGGCGAGGCCTTGCAAGCCAAATAA